The Pedobacter ginsengisoli region AATAGTAGTCCCTCGTGCAGTATCGGTAACATTATCACAATCTGCATCCACTATTGGTGCTCCCGGCAAATCTATCCTTTGGAATTTAAATCCATGATTCTCAGGGGCCGGACAAAAAGTTAATGTGACATTTGCTCCGGTATGCAGGCCTACACCCTTTACGGAAACTTCGTTTTTAATGGTCTTTTGCTTAACGTTCATTATTATTCTGTATTGTACTATTTTGTTCAATTACCGCTCTTAGTTGGGCGATAGTTGTTTCTAAAGCTGCTATTCTTTTTTCAACAGCAGGCAACTGTTTAAATATTACAGATGCGCGCATCCAATCTCTTAAAGGCTGGGCAGGACTGCCATGCCACTGTTTATTCTCTTCTGATATACTAAAATTAATGCCAGCCTGAGCGCCAATTTGCGTTCCTTTCGCTAATGAAAGATGGCCTGCTATTCCTACCTGACCTCCCACTACTGATTTTTCGCCCAGCTTGGTACTTCCAGATATACCGGTTTGTGCAGCCACAACGCTATGTTCACCAACATCAACATTATGAGCAATTTGAATCAAATTGTCCAGTTTAACTCCTTTTCTAATAAAAGTTGAGCCCATTGTTGCCCGGTCAATTGTAGTATTTGCACCAATCTCAACATCATCTTCAATAACCACATTGCCAATTTGAGCAATTTTTGAATAGGTTCCATCCGCCTGTGGTGCAAATCCAAATCCATCGCTACCCACTACAGTATTGGCATGTATAAAAACACGATTACCAATAACAGACCGGTTATAAACCTTAACCCCGGGGAAAAGTGTGCATCCTGATCCAATTTTTGTGTCGGGCCCAACATAGACCTGTGCTAATATTTTGGTGTTGTCTCCTATTTCAACATTCTCAGCTATATAAGAGAACGCCGCGATAAAGACATTTTTGCCCAGTTTTACGGTCGGGTGAACAAAAGAAGGTTGCTCAACACCGGATGATTCGCTAACCTGACTTATCACTTCATTGTACCTGTCTAACAGAACAGAAAATGCACTATAAGGATCTGAAACTTTTATTAAAGTGCTTTTTACAGGTTGTGACGGTAAAAATTCCTTACTAACAATAACTACAGAAGCATTGGTAGAATATAAATAGTTCTCATATTTGGGGTTTGACAAAAAGCATAAAGATCCCGGCTTGCCATCTTCTATTTTAGAAAGCTCTTCGACTTTTACATTTTCGTCGCCCTCAATGGTGCCATTTATAAATTCGCTTATCTGCTTGGCAGTAAATTGCATTTTACAAAGTTATATGTTAAATTGATATGAACAAATAAACCTATTTAGGTTATTACAATTCCATAATTAGTTTTAAAAAACTAAAAACGGGATTAAAAATTAATTATTTTGTTAAAATATGCTAAATAATTCTTGGGTAGCAAAGTATGTGCTTTTTCACTGTTTTGTCTAAAGATTCTAAGTTAGATAAATCTGATGCTTTTGCAATATCAATTATGATATTGTTTTTTAATAAAATGTTTATATTGCTGTTTCCGGCATCATAAGCCCTATTTCTTACCACATCTGTAAAAACAAAATAAGACACTTCATCACCAATAAGATTTAAAAATTCTGCGGTGTTCTCCTTAAGTACATCCACTCTGTTCTGATCTGGAGCATCATTTGTAATCTCAACCTTATAAAGGTTCCTGTTAGTGAGCATTTTGCACAACTGTGCCAGTATTCTATCACCGTGATTGCGCCAAACCTTTATTGAAGCAAAAATGTCCTGATCGTCTAGCTGTACAAACATGGATAAGTGAATGTCTTCCGAAAAGAAATCTGCTTCCGTAACATCATTTATCAAAAAATGCTGTAGTGCAGGCGTAGCAAAAAGGGCTTCTCCTCGTGCGGCCAATTCCTTTGCTCGCTTTAAAATTTTCACCAGCACCATTTCTCCTGCAATAACAGTTTTATGTAAATAAACCTGCCAATACATCAATCTTCTTGAGATCAGAAAGTTCTCTATCGAATAAATGCCCTTTTCTTCAATTACAAGATTGTCATCCAGCACATTAAACATTTTAATGATCCGATCAAAACTAATTACCCCTTCGCTTACTCCGGTAAAAAAACTATCCCGGTTCAGGTAATCCATTCTATCAAGATCTAACTGTCCTGAGACCAGCTGAGCCAGAAATTTCTTGTGGTATTTACCTTTAAAAATATCAATTGCAGGCGTTAGTCTCCCCCCAAATTCAGCATTTAGCTTTTCCATAATTAGCATGGAAATGTCTTCATGCTTTATTCCATGAGCCAGTGAATACTCCAGCGCATGAGAAAAAGGACCATGTCCGATGTCATGTAACAAGATAGCAATTGTGGCAGCCTCTTCTTCTTCACTATTTATCTTATGCCCTTTGCTTCTTAAAATTTCAATAGCCAACCCCATAAGATGCATTGCCCCTAAAGCATGGTGAAAACGGGTATGTAATGCTCCCGGATACACCAAATGGGTCATTCCCAATTGCTTTATATATCTCAATCGCTGAAAATAGGGATGAGATATCAGATCAAAGACTATTTCTGAAGGAATATTTATGAAACCATAAACCGGATCATTTATTATTTTCTTTTTGTTCAATCCTTAAAAATAAATTATACGGTACAAAAATTGCTATTTTTATCCATAGTAAGAAAGACACTCTCTCTTTTTGACAAATAAATTCACATTATATAAATACGATAATGCAGGAAACCAAGATTCTATGGGCCGATGATGAGATAAACTTATTAAAACCACATATACTGCTGTTAAACGAAAAAGGATATCATGTTACCACTTACACAAATGGCAATGATGCCCTTGAAGCATTTGGGAAAGAACACTTTGATCTGGTTTTTCTAGATGAAAATATGCCCGGATTGAGTGGCCTTGAAACGCTAACTGCTATAAAAAACATCAGAAATGATGTCCCCGTTGTCCTCATAACCAAAAGTGAAGAAGAAAACTTAATGGAAGATGCAATTGGGTCTAAAATAGACGACTACCTTATCAAGCCAGTTAATCCTAAGCAGGTATTGCTAACGATCAAGAAAATAATCGACAATAAGCGTCTCGTAAGCGAAAGAACATCCATGGCCTATCAGCAAGACTTTAGGCGATTAGGCATGACCTTAAATGATAAGCTAAGTTATGAAGAGTGGGTAGATGTTTATAAAAAGCTGGTATTTTGGGAGCTAGAGCTAGAGAAGCTAGATGACCCGCAAATGCACGAAATTCTGACAATGCAAAAGTCGGAGGCAAACATGCAATTCTCAAAATTTATTGAAGATCATTACCTCGGGTGGGTCAATGGCAAAGGCAAAGCTCCTCTGCTTTCCAATGATCTGTTGAAGAAAAAGGCATTCCCATTAATTAATAACAATGTCCCTGTCTTTTTTATCCTAATTGATAATTTAAGATATGACCAATGGCGCATTATTAATCCTCTGATTAGCGAGCACTTCCGCCTAGATGAAGAAGATACTTATTCAAGTATTTTGCCCACTGCAACCCAGTATGCGCGAAATTCGATATTTTCAGGCCTAATGCCGCTCGAAATGGAAAAACGCTTTCCCGGATTATGGCAAAATGACGACGATGAGGGCGGGAAAAACCTGCATGAAGGCACATTTTTAGCAGATCAGATTAAGCGTAGCCTGCGTAAAGATTGTAAATTCAGTTACAACAAAATATTAACATATGATGACGGGAAAGCCCTTAATGAGCAAGTAAACAATCTCCTGCAAAATGAGTTCAATGCTATTGTTTATAATTTCGTAGACATGCTATCGCATGCCAGAACTGACATGCAAATGATTCGGGAACTGGCTAATGACGATGCTGCTTACCGCTCTTTAACTTTGTCGTGGTTTGAGCATTCGCCATTAATGGACCTTTTGAAAAAAATATCTCAGAAAAATGTTAAAGTTATCATTACAACTGATCATGGAACCATTCGGGTAAAACACCCAAGCAAAGTTATTGGAGACAGAAACACCAACACAAACCTCCGTTACAAACAGGGGCGCAACCTTAACTTTAATCCAAAAGAAGTTTTTCTTATTAAAAACCCGCACGAAGCTCAATTGCCTAAAATTAATATCAGCTCTAATTATATATTCGCAAAAGAAGATCGTTATTTTGTTTACCAGAACAATTACAACCAGTTCGTAAACTATTACAATGAAACCTTTCAGCACGGAGGTATTTCATTAGAAGAAATGATAATACCAATTGCAACTTACAGCTCAAGATAATAATGAATATTAATGTTAACAGTTTATCTGATTTAGACCAGGCCGCTATTTCGCTCTTAGATTTTGCCGGAACAGAAAAAATATTTGTTTTTGAAGGTGATATGGGCGCCGGCAAAACTACTTTCATCAAGGCTTTAACTAAAGCACTTGGTGTAAAAGAGCTGGTTTCCAGCC contains the following coding sequences:
- a CDS encoding HD domain-containing protein encodes the protein MNKKKIINDPVYGFINIPSEIVFDLISHPYFQRLRYIKQLGMTHLVYPGALHTRFHHALGAMHLMGLAIEILRSKGHKINSEEEEAATIAILLHDIGHGPFSHALEYSLAHGIKHEDISMLIMEKLNAEFGGRLTPAIDIFKGKYHKKFLAQLVSGQLDLDRMDYLNRDSFFTGVSEGVISFDRIIKMFNVLDDNLVIEEKGIYSIENFLISRRLMYWQVYLHKTVIAGEMVLVKILKRAKELAARGEALFATPALQHFLINDVTEADFFSEDIHLSMFVQLDDQDIFASIKVWRNHGDRILAQLCKMLTNRNLYKVEITNDAPDQNRVDVLKENTAEFLNLIGDEVSYFVFTDVVRNRAYDAGNSNINILLKNNIIIDIAKASDLSNLESLDKTVKKHILCYPRII
- a CDS encoding bifunctional response regulator/alkaline phosphatase family protein; translation: MQETKILWADDEINLLKPHILLLNEKGYHVTTYTNGNDALEAFGKEHFDLVFLDENMPGLSGLETLTAIKNIRNDVPVVLITKSEEENLMEDAIGSKIDDYLIKPVNPKQVLLTIKKIIDNKRLVSERTSMAYQQDFRRLGMTLNDKLSYEEWVDVYKKLVFWELELEKLDDPQMHEILTMQKSEANMQFSKFIEDHYLGWVNGKGKAPLLSNDLLKKKAFPLINNNVPVFFILIDNLRYDQWRIINPLISEHFRLDEEDTYSSILPTATQYARNSIFSGLMPLEMEKRFPGLWQNDDDEGGKNLHEGTFLADQIKRSLRKDCKFSYNKILTYDDGKALNEQVNNLLQNEFNAIVYNFVDMLSHARTDMQMIRELANDDAAYRSLTLSWFEHSPLMDLLKKISQKNVKVIITTDHGTIRVKHPSKVIGDRNTNTNLRYKQGRNLNFNPKEVFLIKNPHEAQLPKINISSNYIFAKEDRYFVYQNNYNQFVNYYNETFQHGGISLEEMIIPIATYSSR
- the lpxD gene encoding UDP-3-O-(3-hydroxymyristoyl)glucosamine N-acyltransferase; the encoded protein is MQFTAKQISEFINGTIEGDENVKVEELSKIEDGKPGSLCFLSNPKYENYLYSTNASVVIVSKEFLPSQPVKSTLIKVSDPYSAFSVLLDRYNEVISQVSESSGVEQPSFVHPTVKLGKNVFIAAFSYIAENVEIGDNTKILAQVYVGPDTKIGSGCTLFPGVKVYNRSVIGNRVFIHANTVVGSDGFGFAPQADGTYSKIAQIGNVVIEDDVEIGANTTIDRATMGSTFIRKGVKLDNLIQIAHNVDVGEHSVVAAQTGISGSTKLGEKSVVGGQVGIAGHLSLAKGTQIGAQAGINFSISEENKQWHGSPAQPLRDWMRASVIFKQLPAVEKRIAALETTIAQLRAVIEQNSTIQNNNER